A single genomic interval of Lepidochelys kempii isolate rLepKem1 chromosome 13, rLepKem1.hap2, whole genome shotgun sequence harbors:
- the LOC140897287 gene encoding olfactory receptor 13G1-like, translated as MKNQSIVTTFIILGLSSKPQLQVPLFILFLSIYIIALLGNLVIIAAILSSSKLHRPMYFFLLHLAVVDIICTSTIIPRMLGNLVVVSKSISYPRCMAQLYFFTWSLGAEMVLFTVMAYDRYAAICHPLRYSIMMNKTVSVGLSALVIVIAVVNSWVHTGLVLRLSFCGPNVINHFFCEIPSLLALSCTSVHLNEVMVFMADIFLAMGDFLLTCVSYYFIVRAILRIKTAEGKRKAFSTCSSHLIVVSLYYSTVIYTYIRPASSYSFDRDKMIATLYTLVTPTLNPIVYTLRNKDVKMAIKKMLPYPGK; from the coding sequence ATGAAGAACCAAAGCATCGTGACCACATTCATCATTCTGGGACTCTCCAGTAAACCCCAACTCCAGGTTCCACTCTTCATCCTATTCCTCTCCATCTACATCATTGCCCTGCTGGGCAACTTAGTAATCATTGCTGCCATCCTTTCCAGTTCCAAGCTCCACAGGcccatgtactttttcctccTCCACTTGGCTGTGGTGGACATCATCTGCACCTCCACCATCATCCCCAGGATGCTGGGGAATCTCGTGGTTGTCAGTAAATCTATCTCTTACCCTAGGTGCATGGCCCAGCTCTACTTCTTCACATGGTCTCTGGGGGCTGAGATGGTACTCTTCACCGTCATGGCTTACGATCGCTATGCAGCCATTTGCCACCCTTTGCGTTACAGCATCATGATGAACAAGACCGTAAGTGTGGGCCTGTCTGCCCTAGTGATAGTCATTGCTGTGGTCAATTCATGGGTGCACACTGGCCTCGTGTTGCGGCTGAGCTTCTGCGGGCCCAACGTTATCAACCACTTTTTCTGTGAAATCCCATCACTGCTGGCTCTCTCCTGCACCTCAGTGCATTTAAATGAGGTCATGGTCTTCATGGCGGACATTTTCCTAGCTATGGGGGACTTCCTGTTGACATGTGTCTCTTATTACTTCATTGTCAGGGCCATCTTGAGGATCAAAACGGCTGAAGGGAAGAgaaaagccttctccacctgctcctcCCACCTCATTGTGGTGTCTCTTTATTACTCCACTGTCATCTACACCTACATTCGGCCAGCCTCTAGCTACTCCTTTGACAGGGACAAGATGATAGCCACCTTGTATACCCTGGTGACGCCAACTCTCAATCCTATAGTCTACACCCTAAGGAATAAAGATGTCAAGATGGCAATCAAGAAAATGCTTCCATACCCTGGGAAATAG